CTTAATGTTATTGTTCCCTACATAATAGAGCGGGATGCGAGCAGGAGATGTACTCGGCCCGGGCAGGAAGCGGGGCTGTGCAGGTAGTCAGTGTATGGGCACGTATATACATAGTCTTATCTTCTCTCTTCCCGTAGCCGTCGTGTCCTGTGTCAAAAACTTCAAGAACCAGTTTAATTTTAATATCACTTACCTGGATGATGATAAGGAGAAGAACATTACAATCTCTCACGCCGCTGCTGACCTTTTCAGTGAACTAAAGGAAAAGTTAGAGACGTATAAAGAGATGCTGGGCATGTTCACCTACAGTATGCTGCTCCTCTGCATATTTTACTATTTCAAGTAAGAGCCTCTCTCCTCTATCTATATGTGCTGATAATGCAGCATCCAGACACCCCGGCAGGTATTGTGGTGACCGAGGTGTTCAGTGCAGGACAAACAAAATAGAGGCCGGGAACTTGTGAAAACAACAAGGAGAAGTCTCTTGAACATTGAGCAACAGGTTACAGCCAATCTTTACCTTAGCACAGTACTTGTAAAATCCACAGTATCTCCAATGTGAGTATTTCTCACAATCCCAGGGAGCTTTTCTATGTAAGTGCCAGAAGCTTATCAGAGTGGCTTATTTTAGGTTATTCCAGCTtttctccttttgcttgtatcCCCTCACACTAGCACTAAGACCTTGGGGTTCACTTTAGGTTCAGTCCAAGTGGACTTTACTTCTGCTTGTCTTCACGCACAATTTGGGGGCCTTCCTGGGTTGGTAACAATCCTGCAGCTTTGGTTGCTCTATGCTGCATGAGCAGATAATTCACTACACTCTCTACTCTAATGCCACACTACATACATATGTGtagatgtgtgtgtatgtgtgtgtgtgtgtatatatatatatatatatatatatatatatatatattcctctgTAGTGATGTAGATGCACATATACTACTCATCTAAAGTCTGTATAACCAGAACATATGTGTGTCCTTCCTCCAGGGCCGTACACTATCGCAGAAAGTACATGACAGACGACAATCATGACAACGTCTACATTACTCGTGAGTTCATCGAGTTAGATGTGATGAGAGTAAGACAAAACCGTGAGAATCTCCTGCCTCTGTCCTCAAGTGAAGGATATGGATTAATCCGACCAGGTGAGAGAACATTACTGTAATGTACAATCAGAGAGGACGTTCAGGAAATACACAACGTTCTCGTCCTACGGCCCATAAGTCACATCCGGAATGTCCATCTAAGCCCTTTATTCTCACTTCTCTCTCCAGGCTCAATATTTCTGACCAGAAGTGAGAAGAAAGGATACGTCTTCGACATCATCAATGTCCTCCGGGGCGTCCTTGTTGCAGTGTTTGTGGTCTCCATAGATTATGTCTTTTTCTGGCTCCTAGATTTAATGTCCTACCTGATGAGCGGGGAAGCAACAGCTCATAGTGAGTGACATTGTTCTCCGTCCCCTGCAGGATCACAATGATGACCAGACATATAGAATATACGTAGTTGTGCTGTGTCTGTAACATACTAATATGTTTATCACATTCTTCCTCTTCTCTCAGCTCCTCAAGTCTTAGCCCTACTCGTGAACGGGACAGGAATCGCAGATGAGATCTACTCGGCCATCGCCTCTGCGTTTGGAGCTTTACAGCGATCAAACATGACCGCCTACACCAAGAAATGCAAAATCCAACCCTCTGAACCAAACTACCTACAATACCTTGTTATTGGTATGTTTCTATAGACAAAGAAAAAGTTGTAATAGCTAATTCTTCCATATACAAAGTGGCAGCAAAGCGACTTTGCAGCTAGAATCGCACTCCTTTCCCTAATGTCTCCTTGACATTAACCTTCACTCTCCTCCTCTATCTACAGGGTTTCTGCACGGATTTGCATTTTGTATCGCCATCTTTGGTGTTTACATGCAGAGGCTGCGGCGCTACATATGTGCCTATTACTACCCGACCCGTGAGAAGGTGATACATCTATATCCTGTCTATAGACAGATGTGTGGGAGTCATTCTGCAGATTGCTATAGTATGACTctggagatctgcagaacattgctcCGTCTCCTCTCCTTGCATATTCATATATTCTGCAGATTAAGGACATAAATAGTTCTTGTATAAGGAGGGGCTGTTCTAAGGGTACGAGGGATcaataaagaacatttttttaattctctgTTAGATGCGAATCTGTTTCCTCTACAACCAGTTGCTGATCAAGCGCTCAAATCTGGCAATATCGCTATTCCAGAGTATATGGAGCAACCAGGCTGACAAGGGTCACAACAACATCCTGCTTATACTTGCTGCAAAGTAAGTACCATCATTATGTCTCCCTTCTAAATGTCCACATCTTTAGCTGATGCGTCCATCTAAATATTTCTACAGATGCCCATTCTTCTTCAGCTGGTTAGCAAAGTTTGTGGGAGCCAATCAACAATATTGCATGGCTTGTGGCCAAATCTGTACCAACAAGAACAACGAGGAATACCACTACTGCACCACCCCTGGGTGTAAAGGTAAGAAGCCCAGCAATGTAAGACATTCTCAATGAACCCACATATAGCCACCTGCCAATCCACGTTTACCACATATACATTGTCTATGTAAATTTCCCATTGTATAATGAGAAGCCACCTTTTTTAGTCACATGGATTATACCCCTTTGATAAGTAACCATTGCTGGACGCTTGTTATCTAGGGATTCCTGGCAGGAATAGCCTTCTGCATATAATGCAAAGCAATATACCCGTTATAATAAGAGCATTATTTCTGTGTATATATGACTGATGGGACCCTACAATTCCTGGCCAGGACTATAGCACTATATACAGCTTCCTTACAATGTAGCTATAAACACATCCATCTTATTTATATTCTGTCTTTATAGGCATTTACTGTCCAGTTTGTGCCAAGATACTGAAAAATTCCTGCACTGTGTGTATGGGACCTCTACTTGTCTTTGATTTTGAAGACGAAGTAATGTAAGTTATTCTCTATCATCTTACTTTTCTCCACTATGTCTTGAATAATTCCTATAGTTACATAGTCAATCTATACGTCACTGGAGAGTCGTCCCCTCCAGTATAGTGATCAGCTCTACCCATCAGATCTCCAGCAGAACATAGAGAAGTAGTGATTGTCATAGATAAGACTCCACCTAGAGGACAGGAGCTCTATAGACATACAGAGTGTCACGTCTGTGCGGCTCACAAGCACAATGCTGAGCACgaacgcagggtgacgttcacaactgCTGCAGTTGATACtgctatgcactgtagaacagtgtgcaccacaacAGGAGTACGTAAAACAGTAAGAAAAAACTGTGCAACACAAAAAGTACTACGCTCAGCAGAACGTACACACAAATGAAaatagacgcacaccattctatgCCGATCAGtaacaccactccagggagaaggaagcctggtcctaacctagcaggggggtgaaggTGTCCTGCCTAGAAGAGGAGGAATCGCCTCAATAGAGGCTGCCCCACGGTCTTCGTCCTGGGGCCTGACTGTCCCTATAGAGGCCCCGAAAAGATTAACTGAACAGCAAAgaaatacagaaatgaaaacagaaatataacTGAAAAGGAACGCGCAGCAACTTAACTGCAAGTATCCATAaacccagcacagaagagctccaaactccaagtactCCACTATGGAATGGAATAGgcagcactgagcacaaggaCAGGTAAGAATATACaactactccacacctgaggactagcacagcaattagagaagcacacctccactcttctcccagacatgactaatcaagcatgcatccatgcagcaaagaaagacagcaccagcagactctccacatggtgcattaacccttgtcctgcaaaaCAAGGCGATAGGTCTTGGTCTGCGTCGAGGCCACCGTGCCATGACACTGTCGCAACCGACAAGCCATGACACAGAGTTAGTTACATCACTGGGGAAACGATGTCATCAGGACATATAGACATGACCTGGTTGCAGGCTTTATGATTGATTGTTTTCTCTTGTTCCTTAGAGACTCTAGCGATGATGAAAAACAGGCTTTATGGATAGAAGGAATGAAATCCATCAAAAAAGATGAGAAAACCAAcaagaaaaaaatgagaaaagtgATTAAAGGTCGACTAAAAGAAACCTTCAGGAAGCGAGGGAAAAATGACCTTCTCATCCAGAAATATAAGGAGTCTAAGACGTCCAGTGACTCCGAAGACAGCTCAGGACTAAGTGATGTAGACACTGGCGAAGATGGGTAATTCATGTTACTACTATGCACCTATCTTACAGATGCTTTATATGTAGCTCGGCCAGTTCTGGGGTTTTCTTGGCTTCCATGTCCTTATGACTTCATAGTAGCTGATCTGTCTCTTTTCGCTTCAGTCATCATCTCACATCATTTTTTATGTCTTTACAGGGAAAGTGACATGGAATATCAAACGTCAAAGGTCCGTGATGATTCCTACTATCAAGACTGGTCATTACCAGCAAGGACCAGTGACCAGAAACCCGATCCCATTCCCCTTCCCAACATCCAAGACAAGACAACTGGAGATGGCAGAAGAAGCAGTAAGGAGAGAGATGTGGGGAAGGGGCCTGGTCATTCATCAGCCCAAGCTTCCCACACCCCCTTCACTTCCCCCCCAAAGACCGATTATTGTCACTGCCAATCTTTTCACCAGATGTGACCTTTCCACTGGATTTTACTTTACCTTACCATATTTCCTACCAGACTTACCGTTACTATTATTTGCCATCACCCTTTATTAATACCCTGAGGGTTACCACCTACCTGTGAGGCTTCTGAACAACTAAGCCTCCCTATATTCCATTTTTGTAACATCTTGCCTACTATATAACATCTTAGTCACCTTTGTACCATCTTACAGGCCAATAAACATCTTGCCTGCTCCTTATCAGATGTGAGTTTCTTTATAATGATGATTAGGAAGTTTTTGGAGACTTCATAAAGCTGTCTTATGTGTAAGATGGCGaccatcctgtgtgatattgtACACTGCCTATGTTGTACATAGAGAAGCTGGTGTAAATTATGGGACAGTGAAGATATGTAATATGTACATGAGGATGTTTTGGGCCCTCATAGATTTAGATCTGGTTCAGAACTACGGTAAGTGGAAGAATAAATCAGAGAAAGACTTAAATgacaattaaaaataaaacttggTTTTCAAAACTAATCAATGAAAATATTATTACACCATATTTAGATAGTATGTTATATGAATGGCATGCATCTGTTGGTATACAACCACATATGAGATTTACCTATATCACAGTACTATAACCACTTGGATAAATAATTGTCCACAAGATCTACAATTAATAGAGCTGCATATAAACAGAAAATATCTCATATGCATGGATGATCCAGTATTCCACTTATGTGCCATTAAAACCCTGTTATATGTCATTCGAGATTATAAACTCAGATTAGATGTTAAATTATTCCAAAATCACCACCAGACACTGGAATGCACCACCATGCTGCCTCTGTTGTCCCTTCAAGCTTGGAGGTCTGCACCTTGTATCACATTCTTTATAGAGGTCCATGCTTTGTTTTTcaaatacagagctccaaatctttTATTTCCCTTCACACAACAAGTGTGTGAAAaattctggctgcctgcagtcaccactagggggagctcactgcatagtaATTTATACAGCTCTCACTAAACTCAATAATAAATCCATATgcagggagctccctctagtagtGGCAGAAAGAATCTTATGGCTGGGGAGGCCACAATCAGCtagacattttccctgcagtgaacCCTGTAAAAAAATGTAGTGTTTCATGACAGACATTCAGCCATAATACAAAGTTATCTCTCTAGTCTTCCAGAACGGGATCAACTCTTATGGAATGGCTTTTTTCTGTCCCTTTTAAGTTGTCCATATGCCATAATAGATTCTATGAATCAATGGCTTCTCTTGAAAGCTCAGAGGGAGGTTTTTGGGTACGAGATAACTCCCCTCCTAATTTTGCGTCTGATATTCTGCTATACTGCTAAACCCAGGATGATATAATTTGTCCTAATTGCATGCAGACCAGGAAATATTATTTACTCCACATCCTGAACACTGACAGAAGCCTCTCCCTAGAGACCTCATGTATTTTCTGCTACTTCAGGAAACACCATGTTTTACATTGAGTTGCGACAAACATCTAGTTACAACTCATTACTCAGACACACCGCCCAATACCAGGAGGCCGAAGCAATGACACAGCGACATATCCCCAGACAAATTGCTTCTTTCATACTACAGGTCTCCATAATCAGGATTGAAAAGAGCTTTCAGAATCACAGGCAATCACCAAAGACGGCAAGGTCCTAGCACCTTCATTAGCCGAGACCTTACGGCTCAGTTTACATCACTTCAAAACATAGAAAAATAATACCAGATCTTGTAGCCAAGAGAAACCTGCCACGAAGAATTTTCTATAATAGTAATAATTTGTAATTCTAGTTAAATTATAATATACGAATTATAATACTATATAGAGTGCAAATATAAGGAAATTATTATAGCTAATACATATGCCACATTGTTGTATAAATAATAAACAACTTTAGAAATTCATCATTTTACTTAGGCACAtgaccgggtttgaattgcggaatccacaatcatCTCCCACACGGACGATCCGCAACATtccgcaccaattcaaaccaatgcAGCATCCGCATGCCCGCTCAAAGGAGCAGGAAAGGCaaacctgcactgcgcatgtctgacggcgagccgtgcgcaCTATCCGTAGTACAGAAGAAAAGGCAAAACtacaggtacgcgcggacgccgGCCAGACACAGGGTTGGATTTGGAATCCGACCCATTTGTGTTCAAGCGGCCTTATCCTCTACTAAttgtgagttacatcctgtatggtactccggagctgcacttactattctgctggtggagtcactgtgtgcatacattacttatcctgcagtgatcctgagttacatcctgtattatactccagaggtacactcactattctgctggtggagtcactatatacatacattacttatcctgtactgattcttagttacatactgtattacacttcagagctgcactcactattctgctggtggagtcactgtgtacatacattacttatcctgcagtaatcctgagttacatcctatattatacttcagagctgcactcactattcagctggtggagtcactgtgtgcatacattacttatcctgtactgatcctgagttacatcttgtattatactccagagctgcattcactattctgctggtggagtcactgtgtacatacattacttatcctgtactgatccggagttacatcctgtattatattccagagctacactcactattctgctggtggagtcactgtgtacatacattacttatcctgcagtgatcctgagttacatcttgtattatactccagagctgcattcactattctgctggtggggctaCTGTGTATATTATGACCTGCTGCATATGTGACAGCAACTTCTGACAATGCTGCTGCGGAATCTTGACCCGTTCCTTATGGACAGTGgtctccagttcactaatattcttgggtttgggTGCTGCAGCTGTCTTCTTCACATCCCATCACAGATTTTTATGGTTTTAACTGTGACGGatactccagaatcttccaggacttcggACACCAAGCCTTGATGGCTTCTGAGGTATGTTTGGGATCTTCGTCCCGTTGGAACCTCCAACGACACTCAAACTTCAGCTTTCTTATAGATGGC
Above is a window of Eleutherodactylus coqui strain aEleCoq1 chromosome 3, aEleCoq1.hap1, whole genome shotgun sequence DNA encoding:
- the DCST2 gene encoding DC-STAMP domain-containing protein 2 gives rise to the protein MVKAKIREDNEVKAALRSFAAFIVGLVLTTIYALIVLFIKNYNVWFCVASSITIGFFLSLGMAFSIRVRMTVLLMLPEIFSTQARLIVLFVAFSMVMQGPATNILENLKRTSQTAVCGAELALNETKEMLSKVTKPIMNTIKKIVNKVHVAAESAKKFFTKLSDAMKHVVKEIRSAWAFITNIGDYCNEEMERPYLKCNKAFDDAKNRCFSVMSFLGFLCYILDIFRPLCGLARIIVILCVIPHYVEAFLQKHIKNPVVSCVKNFKNQFNFNITYLDDDKEKNITISHAAADLFSELKEKLETYKEMLGMFTYSMLLLCIFYYFKAVHYRRKYMTDDNHDNVYITREFIELDVMRVRQNRENLLPLSSSEGYGLIRPGSIFLTRSEKKGYVFDIINVLRGVLVAVFVVSIDYVFFWLLDLMSYLMSGEATAHTPQVLALLVNGTGIADEIYSAIASAFGALQRSNMTAYTKKCKIQPSEPNYLQYLVIGFLHGFAFCIAIFGVYMQRLRRYICAYYYPTREKMRICFLYNQLLIKRSNLAISLFQSIWSNQADKGHNNILLILAAKCPFFFSWLAKFVGANQQYCMACGQICTNKNNEEYHYCTTPGCKGIYCPVCAKILKNSCTVCMGPLLVFDFEDEVIDSSDDEKQALWIEGMKSIKKDEKTNKKKMRKVIKGRLKETFRKRGKNDLLIQKYKESKTSSDSEDSSGLSDVDTGEDGESDMEYQTSKVRDDSYYQDWSLPARTSDQKPDPIPLPNIQDKTTGDGRRSSKERDVGKGPGHSSAQASHTPFTSPPKTDYCHCQSFHQM